The following are encoded in a window of Chionomys nivalis chromosome X, mChiNiv1.1, whole genome shotgun sequence genomic DNA:
- the Fam199x gene encoding protein FAM199X: MSDETSATTSYEKFLTPEEPFPLLGAPRGVGTCPSEEPGCLDISDFGCQLSSCHRTDPLHRFHTNRWNLTSCGTSVASSECSEELFSSVSVGDQDDCYSLLDDQDFTSFDLFPEGSVCSDVSSSISTYWDWSDSEFEWQLPGSDIASGSDVLSDVIPSIPSSPCLLPKKKNKHRNLDELAWSAMTNDEQVEYIEYLSRKVSTEMGLREQLDIIKIIDPSAQISPTDSEFIIELNCLTDEKLKQVRNYIKEHSPRQRPTREAWKRSNFSCASTSGVSGASASASSSSASMVSSASSSGSSVGNSASNSSANMSRAHSDSNLSASAAERIRDSKKRSKQRKLQQKAFRKRQLKEQRQARKERLSGLFLNEEVLSLKVTEEDHEADVDVLM, from the exons ATGTCCGACGAGACGTCGGCCACCACTTCCTATGAGAAGTTTCTAACCCCAGAGGAACCCTTCCCGCTCCTAGGAGCCCCTCGTGGGGTGGGCACCTGCCCCAGCGAGGAACCCGGCTGCCTGGACATCAGCGACTTCGGCTGCCAGCTGTCCTCCTGCCATCGCACGGATCCGCTCCACCGGTTTCATACCAACAG GTGGAACCTAACTTCTTGTGGAACAAGTGTCGCAAGTTCGGAATGTAGCGAGGAGCTGTTTTCGTCCGTTTCCGTGGGAGATCAAGATGATTGCTATTCGCTGTTGGATGATCAAGACTTCACTTCTTTTGACCTATTCCCCGAGGGAAGTGTCTGCAGCGATGTCTCCTCTTCTATCAGCACTTACTGGGATTGGTCAGACAGCGAATTTGAGTGGCAG TTACCAGGCAGTGACATTGCCAGTGGAAGTGATGTACTTTCTGATGTCATACCCAGTATCCCCAGTTCACCTTGCCTGCTTCCTAAAAAGAAGAACAAGCACCGGAATCTCGATGAACTTGCTTGGAGTGCGATGACAAATGATGAGCAG GTGGAATATATTGAGTATCTGAGCCGTAAAGTCAGTACTGAGATGGGCCTTCGGGAACAACTTGATATTATTAAAATCATTGATCCTTCTGCTCAGATCTCCCCTACTGACAGTGAGTTCATTATTGAACTTAACTGTCTCACAGATGAAAAACTGAAGCAG GTCAGAAACTATATCAAGGAGCATAGCCCTCGTCAGCGGCCTACAAGGGAGGCCTGGAAGAGAAGCAATTTTAGCTGTGCAAGCACCAGTGGCGTGAGCGGTGCCAGCGCCAGCGCCAGCAGCAGCAGTGCCAGCATGGTCAGTTCTGCAAGCAGCAGTGGGTCCAGTGTTGGAAACTCTGCTTCAAACTCCAGTGCCAACATGAGTCGAGCACACAGTGACAGCAACCTGTCTGCAAGTGCAGCAGAGCGGATTCGGGATTCAAAA AAGCGATCCAAGCAGCGAAAGCTACAGCAGAAGGCTTTCCGCAAGAGGCAGCtgaaggagcagaggcaggcccGGAAGGAGAGGCTCAGTGGGCTCTTCCTTAATGAAGAGGTGCTGTCCTtgaaagtgactgaggaagaccaCGAAGCAGATGTTGATGTTTTAATGTAA